The proteins below come from a single Crossiella sp. CA-258035 genomic window:
- a CDS encoding ABC transporter substrate-binding protein codes for MTRPRTLAVLAVTAVLVSACGGGGSPQTSSTAPGGSAAGFPRTIEHAMGKTTIEKQPGKVAALDSSYVDAVFALETQLAAYTQFPATGDKFPDYLAAEAEKYAKNAKPVGQLEQARLEQVLVADPDLILSAKVRHENLYAALSARKPTVFSAETGKTWKDNIRLAGKALGKEQLAETKIKAYEDRAAKVGAAIRAKAGRTPTVSVVRFVDGPTRAYSMNSFIGIVLKDAGLGRPAEQNDPNAAQIFVELSPENILRADADQVFVTAFPDAKGDSVKAKEKFQANPLWAQLKGQVHDVSDTTWISSVSLQGAHVVLDDLAKAFGVDPGK; via the coding sequence ATGACCAGGCCCAGGACGCTGGCCGTCCTCGCCGTCACGGCCGTGCTCGTCAGCGCCTGTGGCGGTGGCGGCAGCCCGCAGACCAGCTCGACGGCCCCCGGGGGGTCGGCCGCCGGGTTCCCGCGCACGATCGAGCACGCGATGGGCAAGACCACCATCGAGAAGCAGCCGGGCAAGGTGGCCGCGCTGGACAGCTCCTACGTGGACGCGGTGTTCGCGCTGGAGACCCAGCTGGCCGCCTACACCCAGTTCCCGGCCACCGGGGACAAGTTCCCGGACTACCTGGCGGCCGAGGCGGAGAAGTACGCCAAGAACGCCAAGCCGGTCGGCCAGCTGGAGCAGGCCAGGCTGGAGCAGGTGCTGGTGGCCGACCCCGACCTGATCCTCTCCGCCAAGGTCCGGCACGAGAACCTCTACGCCGCGCTGTCGGCGCGCAAGCCGACCGTGTTCAGCGCGGAGACCGGCAAGACCTGGAAGGACAACATCCGGCTGGCCGGCAAGGCGCTGGGCAAGGAGCAGCTGGCCGAGACCAAGATCAAGGCATATGAGGACCGGGCGGCCAAGGTCGGCGCGGCGATCAGGGCCAAGGCGGGCAGGACGCCGACGGTCTCGGTGGTCCGGTTCGTGGACGGGCCGACCAGGGCCTACTCGATGAACAGCTTCATCGGCATCGTGCTCAAGGACGCCGGTCTGGGGCGGCCCGCGGAGCAGAACGACCCGAACGCGGCGCAGATCTTCGTCGAGCTGAGCCCGGAGAACATCCTGCGCGCCGATGCCGACCAGGTGTTCGTCACCGCCTTCCCGGATGCCAAGGGCGACTCGGTGAAGGCGAAGGAGAAGTTCCAGGCCAATCCGCTGTGGGCGCAGCTGAAGGGCCAGGTGCACGATGTTTCGGATACCACCTGGATCTCGTCGGTGAGCCTGCAAGGCGCGCACGTGGTGCTGGACGACCTGGCGAAGGCTTTCGGCGTCGATCCCGGTAAGTGA
- a CDS encoding iron ABC transporter permease: protein MTRAAIAPGSAVPVPVRRRRRVLGLALLTAALVLSLVASVAIGAKPVPLADVWHALTAPTGAENDLIVNSLRIPRTILGLLVGLALGIAGSLLQGHTRNPLADPGLLGVNQGAAFAVVLAIFTFGFTDLYSFVWFAFAGALLATVVVFAIGSAGTRGRGGPTPVTLALSGAAVSSFLYALSSALILLDAQSLETFRFWRSGSLAGRDPEIILQVLPFLLAGLLLALVNGPGLNAISLGDDVARSLGQRIWLTRAVGIAAVTLLTGAAVSACGPIGFVGLIVPHLARAITGPDYRWLLPYAGLIGAVLVLVSDVLGRVLARPGELQVGIMLALVGSPFFVVLVRRRKLVSL, encoded by the coding sequence ATGACCCGTGCCGCGATCGCGCCCGGGTCCGCGGTTCCGGTCCCGGTGCGCAGGCGCCGACGTGTGCTCGGCCTGGCGCTGCTCACCGCCGCGCTGGTGTTGTCGCTGGTGGCCAGTGTGGCCATCGGCGCGAAGCCGGTCCCGCTGGCCGACGTGTGGCACGCGCTGACCGCGCCGACGGGCGCGGAGAACGACCTGATCGTGAACTCGCTGCGCATCCCGCGCACCATCCTCGGTCTGCTGGTCGGCCTGGCCCTGGGCATCGCGGGCTCGCTGCTGCAGGGGCACACCCGCAACCCGCTGGCCGATCCCGGCCTGCTCGGGGTGAACCAGGGCGCGGCGTTCGCGGTGGTGCTGGCGATCTTCACCTTCGGCTTCACCGACCTGTACAGCTTCGTCTGGTTCGCCTTCGCCGGGGCGCTGCTGGCCACCGTGGTGGTCTTCGCGATCGGCTCCGCGGGCACCAGGGGCCGGGGCGGGCCGACCCCGGTGACGCTGGCCCTCTCCGGCGCGGCGGTCTCCTCCTTCCTGTACGCGCTCAGCTCCGCGCTGATCCTGCTGGACGCGCAGAGCCTGGAGACCTTCCGGTTCTGGCGCAGCGGCTCGCTGGCCGGCCGGGACCCGGAGATCATCCTGCAGGTGCTGCCGTTCCTGCTGGCCGGACTGCTGCTCGCGCTGGTCAACGGGCCCGGCCTGAACGCGATCTCCCTCGGCGACGACGTGGCCCGCTCGCTCGGCCAGCGGATCTGGCTGACCAGGGCGGTGGGCATCGCCGCGGTGACCCTGCTGACCGGGGCCGCGGTGTCGGCCTGCGGGCCGATCGGGTTCGTCGGGCTGATCGTGCCGCACCTGGCCCGCGCCATCACCGGGCCGGACTACCGCTGGCTGCTGCCCTACGCCGGGCTGATCGGCGCGGTGCTGGTGCTGGTCTCCGACGTGCTCGGCCGGGTGCTGGCCAGGCCGGGCGAGCTCCAGGTGGGCATCATGCTGGCGCTGGTCGGCTCGCCGTTCTTCGTGGTGCTGGTGCGCCGCCGGAAGCTGGTGAGCCTGTGA
- a CDS encoding iron chelate uptake ABC transporter family permease subunit — protein sequence MTTKLAPVPGRPALRLGGGSWTLRLRAAAVPVLGLAALVFVLALNLTLGDFPISLGEVFAALFGGGEEAHRFILFDLRLPRALTGALVGAALGLAGAITQSIARNPLASPDLLGVSAGAGAGAVAVVMFGGSAGGLSGYLSSVALPVAALLGGLLAAAVVYLLAWRRGIEGFRLVLVGIGVHAVLSNVTFWLLTLSDVADAGRAMVWLTGSLNARGWDHVVPVAIALAVLVPLTLFGARTLGALQFNDDTVRALGVRVELSRSLLVLAAVGLAAVATASAGPVEFVALAVPQIALRLSGLAQPPLLASAVLGAALTVTADVLARTAFGMVELPVGIVTAILGAPYLVFLLVRRYREVRG from the coding sequence GTGACCACCAAGCTCGCGCCGGTGCCCGGCCGTCCCGCGCTGCGGCTGGGCGGCGGCTCCTGGACGCTGCGGCTGCGCGCCGCGGCCGTGCCGGTGCTCGGCCTGGCCGCGCTGGTCTTCGTGCTCGCGCTCAACCTGACCCTCGGCGACTTCCCGATCAGCCTGGGCGAGGTCTTCGCCGCGCTGTTCGGCGGCGGCGAGGAGGCGCACCGGTTCATCCTGTTCGACCTGCGGCTACCCAGGGCGCTGACCGGCGCGCTGGTCGGCGCCGCGCTCGGCCTGGCCGGGGCGATCACCCAGTCCATCGCGCGCAACCCGCTGGCCAGCCCGGACCTGCTCGGGGTGAGCGCGGGCGCGGGGGCGGGCGCGGTGGCCGTGGTGATGTTCGGCGGCTCCGCCGGCGGGCTCAGCGGCTACCTGTCCTCGGTCGCGCTGCCGGTGGCCGCGCTGCTCGGCGGCCTGCTCGCCGCCGCGGTGGTCTACCTGCTGGCCTGGCGGCGTGGCATCGAGGGCTTCCGGCTGGTGCTGGTCGGCATCGGCGTGCACGCGGTGCTGTCCAACGTGACCTTCTGGCTGCTCACCCTCTCCGACGTGGCCGACGCCGGCCGGGCCATGGTGTGGCTGACCGGCAGCCTCAACGCCCGCGGCTGGGACCACGTGGTGCCGGTGGCCATCGCGCTGGCGGTGCTGGTTCCGCTCACCCTCTTCGGCGCCCGCACCCTGGGCGCGCTGCAGTTCAACGACGACACCGTGCGCGCGCTCGGCGTGCGGGTCGAGCTGAGCCGCTCGCTGCTAGTGCTGGCCGCGGTCGGGCTGGCCGCGGTGGCCACCGCCTCGGCCGGCCCGGTGGAGTTCGTCGCGCTGGCCGTGCCGCAGATCGCGCTGCGCCTCTCCGGCCTGGCCCAGCCGCCGCTGCTGGCCAGCGCGGTGCTCGGGGCCGCCCTCACCGTCACCGCCGACGTGCTCGCCCGCACCGCCTTCGGCATGGTCGAACTGCCGGTCGGCATCGTCACCGCCATCCTCGGCGCCCCCTACCTGGTGTTCCTGCTCGTCCGACGCTATCGGGAGGTACGCGGATGA
- a CDS encoding ABC transporter ATP-binding protein yields the protein MTALPTAAPATRLAASELTLAYGDNVVVDGLDFAVLDGTVTAVIGPNGCGKSTLLRALGRLISPQRGHVLLDGKRIDQTPTREVAKVLGVLPQTPTAPEGLTVADLVARGRHPHQSWYRQWSSDDEGTVAEALRMTGMLEFAERTLDQLSGGQRQRAWISMALAQGTDLLLLDEPTTYLDLAHQVDVLDLVHRLHAEAGRTVVMVLHDLNLAARYADRLVAMRAGKIVAQGPPAEVLTEDLLREVFELEAKVIADPVAGTPLVVPVGSRHQL from the coding sequence ATGACCGCGCTGCCCACAGCCGCCCCAGCGACCCGCCTCGCCGCCAGCGAGCTGACCCTGGCCTACGGCGACAACGTGGTCGTCGACGGCCTGGACTTCGCCGTGCTGGACGGCACCGTGACCGCGGTGATCGGCCCCAACGGCTGCGGCAAGTCCACCCTGCTGCGCGCGCTGGGCCGGCTGATCAGCCCGCAGCGCGGCCACGTGCTGCTGGACGGCAAGCGGATCGACCAGACGCCCACCCGCGAGGTGGCCAAGGTGCTCGGCGTGCTGCCGCAGACCCCGACCGCGCCGGAGGGCCTGACCGTGGCCGACCTGGTCGCCCGCGGCCGCCACCCGCACCAGTCCTGGTACCGGCAGTGGTCCAGCGACGACGAGGGCACCGTGGCCGAGGCGCTGCGGATGACCGGCATGCTGGAGTTCGCCGAGCGCACCCTGGACCAGCTCTCCGGCGGCCAGCGCCAGCGCGCCTGGATCTCCATGGCGCTGGCCCAGGGCACCGACCTGCTGCTGCTGGACGAGCCCACCACCTACCTGGACCTGGCCCACCAGGTCGACGTGCTGGACCTGGTGCACCGGCTGCACGCCGAGGCCGGCCGCACCGTGGTGATGGTGCTGCACGACCTCAACCTGGCCGCCCGCTACGCCGACCGGCTGGTCGCCATGCGCGCGGGCAAGATCGTCGCCCAGGGGCCGCCCGCCGAGGTGCTCACCGAGGACCTGCTCCGGGAGGTCTTCGAACTGGAGGCCAAGGTGATCGCGGACCCGGTCGCGGGCACCCCGCTGGTCGTGCCGGTGGGCAGCCGCCACCAGCTCTAG
- a CDS encoding class I SAM-dependent methyltransferase: MDWVRDFYSRTGAWWAEADAKVTERDERRVRLLRAHGPAAGRVLELGSGYGTTAVATARAGYAVTAVEVSDRVSAAPELTHERLTSVRADFFEVELPGDFDAVCYWNGFGVGSDADQRRLLTRIAGWLRPGGVALVDVFNPFVWAGWHGDEEHLLPDPARGYRHELRERTSFDPVTCTATDTWWDVAEPDRKLTQTLRCYTPADLGLLLTGTGLALSGIVLGEDEPPGPGLLREHHEYLAVLRPG; this comes from the coding sequence GTGGACTGGGTGCGGGACTTCTACTCCAGGACCGGCGCGTGGTGGGCCGAGGCCGACGCGAAGGTCACCGAACGGGACGAACGGCGGGTGCGGCTGCTGCGCGCGCACGGCCCCGCGGCGGGCCGGGTGCTGGAGCTGGGCTCGGGCTACGGCACGACCGCGGTGGCCACCGCGCGGGCCGGGTACGCGGTGACCGCGGTGGAGGTCAGCGACCGGGTCAGCGCCGCGCCCGAGCTGACCCACGAGCGGCTGACCAGCGTGCGGGCCGACTTCTTCGAGGTCGAGCTGCCGGGGGACTTCGACGCGGTCTGCTACTGGAACGGCTTCGGCGTGGGTTCGGATGCCGACCAGCGCAGGTTGCTGACCCGGATCGCGGGCTGGCTGCGGCCGGGCGGGGTGGCGCTGGTGGACGTGTTCAACCCGTTCGTCTGGGCCGGTTGGCACGGCGACGAGGAGCACCTGCTGCCCGATCCGGCCCGCGGTTACCGGCACGAGCTGCGCGAGCGGACCAGCTTCGACCCGGTCACCTGCACCGCGACCGACACCTGGTGGGACGTGGCCGAGCCGGACCGGAAGCTCACCCAGACCCTGCGCTGCTACACCCCGGCCGACCTGGGCCTGCTGCTCACCGGCACCGGACTGGCGCTGTCCGGGATCGTGCTCGGCGAGGACGAACCGCCAGGCCCGGGGCTGTTGCGGGAGCACCACGAATATCTCGCGGTGCTGCGGCCCGGCTAG
- a CDS encoding (2Fe-2S)-binding protein: protein MRFGTPDDSWRVCADLLADPAQFDRWRKDLAVWLNEHYDGNVPDRTTAGYVLAWYLQVPAYLGAILFHTARRVPWLRPGDLAFRLSGDRPHPDGIALLSAGFVCLPEDPAAGTPEATVVRDEAALAGVLRARFAGHAREFVAAYGPTTRLGRHMLWGAATDALDSALWQTGRMLGDEGAGVAGAALVLPELIEPFTSPSRLYPVHGEGRTVWTRRRESCCFHFALEGQRACATCPRVSAAEREKRVLADS, encoded by the coding sequence GTGCGCTTCGGGACTCCGGATGACTCCTGGCGGGTCTGCGCCGACCTGCTGGCCGACCCGGCCCAGTTCGACCGGTGGCGGAAAGACCTCGCTGTCTGGCTCAACGAGCACTACGACGGAAATGTTCCGGACCGCACCACCGCGGGCTACGTGCTGGCCTGGTATCTCCAGGTACCCGCCTACCTGGGTGCCATCCTGTTCCACACCGCCCGGCGGGTGCCCTGGCTGCGGCCGGGCGACCTCGCATTCCGTCTTTCGGGTGATCGTCCGCATCCCGACGGCATCGCGCTGCTTTCTGCCGGTTTTGTCTGCCTGCCCGAGGACCCGGCGGCCGGCACGCCAGAGGCGACCGTGGTCAGGGACGAGGCCGCGCTGGCCGGGGTGCTGCGGGCCCGCTTCGCCGGGCACGCCAGGGAGTTCGTAGCGGCCTACGGCCCGACCACCCGGCTGGGCAGGCACATGCTGTGGGGCGCGGCCACGGACGCGCTGGACAGCGCGCTGTGGCAGACCGGCCGGATGCTCGGCGACGAGGGCGCCGGCGTGGCCGGGGCCGCGCTGGTGCTGCCCGAGCTGATCGAGCCGTTCACCTCGCCGTCCCGGCTGTACCCGGTGCACGGCGAGGGCCGCACGGTGTGGACCCGGCGGCGGGAGAGCTGCTGCTTTCACTTCGCACTGGAGGGCCAGCGTGCCTGCGCGACCTGCCCGAGGGTGTCCGCGGCCGAGCGGGAAAAGCGGGTGCTCGCCGACTCCTGA
- a CDS encoding ATP-dependent Clp protease ATP-binding subunit, protein MFERFTDRARRVVVLAQEEARMLNHNYIGTEHILLGLIHEGEGVAAKALESLGIALEGVRQQVEEIIGQGQQAPSGHIPFTPRAKKVLELSLREALQLGHNYIGTEHILLGLIREGEGVAAQVLVKLGADLNRVRQQVLQLLSGYQGKEPAESGGRGEGTPSSSLVLDQFGRNLTSSAREGKLDPVIGREKEIERVMQVLSRRTKNNPVLIGEPGVGKTAVVEGLAQRIVKGEVPETLKDKQLYTLDLGSLVAGSRYRGDFEERLKKVLKEIRTRGDIILFIDEIHTLVGAGAAEGAIDAASILKPMLARGELQTIGATTLDEYRKHVEKDPALERRFQPIQVGEPSLEHTIEILKGLRDRYEAHHRVSITDGALVQAATLADRYINDRFLPDKAIDLIDEAGARMRIRRMTAPPDLREFDEKIADVRRDKESAIDAQDFERAAKLRDAEKQLLGQKAEREKQWKAGDLDVVAEVDEEQIAEVLANWTGIPVFKLTEEETSRLLRMEDELHKRIIGQFEAVKSVSQAIRRTRAGLKDPKRPSGSFIFAGPSGVGKTELSKALAEFLFGEDDALIQIDMGEFHDRYTASRLFGAPPGYVGYEEGGQLTEKVRRKPFSVVLFDEIEKAHQEVYNTLLQVLEDGRLTDGQGRTVDFKNTVIIFTSNLGTQDISKAVGLGFTANTGAGSNYDRMKQKVNDELKKHFRPEFLNRIDDIIVFHQLTEEQIIKMVDLMINRVETQLRNKDMSLELTPVAKKLLAKRGFDPVLGARPLRRTIQREIEDQLSEKILFGEIQPGQIIICDVEGWDGEGPDDKVKFVFRGEAKPTRVPDAPPVDLAGPAGDEPEAGTGTNG, encoded by the coding sequence ATGTTCGAAAGGTTTACCGACCGCGCGAGGCGGGTGGTTGTCCTGGCCCAGGAGGAAGCCAGGATGTTGAACCACAACTACATTGGCACCGAGCACATCCTTCTGGGCTTGATCCACGAAGGTGAGGGTGTCGCCGCCAAGGCGCTGGAGTCGCTGGGCATCGCCCTTGAAGGCGTGCGCCAGCAGGTCGAAGAGATCATCGGTCAGGGCCAGCAGGCGCCGAGCGGGCACATCCCGTTCACGCCGAGGGCGAAGAAGGTTCTCGAGCTCTCCCTGCGGGAGGCGCTCCAGCTCGGCCACAACTACATCGGCACCGAGCACATCCTGCTCGGCCTGATTCGCGAGGGCGAGGGCGTGGCCGCCCAGGTCCTGGTGAAGCTGGGCGCCGACCTGAACCGGGTGCGGCAGCAGGTGCTCCAGCTGCTCTCCGGCTACCAGGGCAAGGAACCCGCCGAGTCCGGCGGCCGCGGCGAGGGCACCCCGTCCTCCTCGCTGGTGCTGGACCAGTTCGGCCGCAACCTCACCTCCTCCGCCCGCGAGGGCAAGCTCGACCCGGTCATCGGGCGCGAGAAGGAGATCGAGCGGGTCATGCAGGTGCTGTCCCGCCGCACCAAGAACAACCCGGTGCTCATCGGTGAGCCCGGCGTCGGCAAGACCGCGGTCGTGGAGGGCCTTGCCCAGCGGATCGTCAAGGGCGAGGTGCCCGAGACGCTCAAGGACAAGCAGCTCTACACCCTCGACCTCGGCTCGCTGGTGGCCGGTTCCCGCTACCGCGGTGACTTCGAGGAGCGCCTGAAGAAGGTGCTCAAGGAGATCCGCACCCGCGGCGACATCATCCTGTTCATCGACGAGATCCACACCCTGGTCGGCGCGGGCGCCGCCGAGGGCGCGATCGACGCGGCCAGCATTCTGAAGCCGATGCTCGCCCGCGGTGAGCTGCAGACCATCGGCGCCACCACGCTGGACGAGTACCGCAAGCACGTCGAGAAGGACCCCGCGCTGGAGCGGCGCTTCCAGCCGATCCAGGTCGGCGAGCCCTCGCTGGAACACACCATCGAGATCCTCAAGGGTCTGCGCGACCGGTACGAGGCGCACCACCGCGTCTCCATCACCGACGGCGCGCTGGTGCAGGCGGCCACCCTGGCCGACCGCTACATCAACGACCGCTTCCTGCCGGACAAGGCGATCGACCTGATCGACGAGGCCGGCGCCCGGATGCGGATCCGCCGGATGACCGCGCCGCCGGACCTGCGCGAGTTCGACGAGAAGATCGCCGACGTGCGCCGGGACAAGGAGTCCGCGATCGACGCGCAGGACTTCGAGCGCGCGGCCAAGCTCCGGGACGCGGAGAAGCAGCTGCTGGGCCAGAAGGCCGAGCGGGAGAAGCAGTGGAAGGCCGGTGACCTCGACGTCGTCGCCGAGGTCGACGAGGAGCAGATCGCCGAGGTGCTGGCGAACTGGACCGGCATCCCCGTCTTCAAGCTCACCGAGGAGGAGACCTCGCGTCTGCTCCGCATGGAGGACGAGCTGCACAAGCGGATCATCGGCCAGTTCGAGGCGGTCAAGTCCGTCTCGCAGGCGATCCGCCGCACCCGTGCCGGTCTGAAGGACCCGAAGCGTCCGTCCGGCTCGTTCATCTTCGCCGGTCCCTCCGGTGTGGGTAAGACCGAGCTGTCCAAGGCGCTGGCCGAGTTCCTCTTCGGCGAGGACGACGCGCTCATCCAGATCGACATGGGCGAGTTCCACGACCGCTACACCGCCTCGCGGCTCTTCGGCGCGCCCCCCGGGTACGTCGGCTACGAGGAGGGCGGTCAGCTCACCGAGAAGGTGCGGCGCAAGCCGTTCTCCGTGGTGCTCTTCGACGAGATCGAGAAGGCGCACCAGGAGGTCTACAACACGCTGCTCCAGGTGCTCGAGGACGGCCGCCTGACCGATGGTCAGGGCCGCACGGTGGACTTCAAGAACACCGTGATCATCTTCACCTCGAACCTCGGCACCCAGGACATCTCCAAGGCCGTCGGCCTCGGCTTCACCGCCAACACCGGCGCCGGCTCGAACTACGACCGGATGAAGCAGAAGGTCAACGACGAGCTGAAGAAGCACTTCCGCCCCGAGTTCCTCAACCGGATCGACGACATCATCGTCTTCCACCAGCTCACCGAGGAACAGATCATCAAGATGGTCGACCTGATGATCAACCGGGTGGAGACCCAGCTCCGGAACAAGGACATGTCGCTGGAGCTCACCCCGGTGGCGAAGAAGCTGCTGGCCAAGCGCGGTTTCGACCCCGTGCTCGGCGCCCGGCCGCTGCGCCGGACGATCCAGCGCGAGATCGAGGACCAGCTGTCGGAGAAGATCCTCTTCGGCGAGATCCAGCCCGGGCAGATCATCATCTGCGACGTCGAGGGCTGGGACGGCGAGGGTCCGGACGACAAGGTGAAGTTCGTCTTCCGCGGCGAGGCCAAGCCGACCCGCGTGCCGGACGCGCCGCCCGTCGACCTGGCCGGCCCGGCCGGTGACGAGCCCGAAGCGGGCACCGGCACCAACGGCTGA
- a CDS encoding endonuclease/exonuclease/phosphatase family protein, with protein sequence MTHSRIEADTTPLTRRGAPRPPEPVEPKRRRPGGKLAGVLLLLVAAPVVVLSALRGVGFDQQKHAAAAIALTPYALPAAAVLAVLALLLKRWLLAIVLVLCTVLLGMIVLPRAFVKARPIAVGTQVRVLSVNLFFGRADAATVVKLARGAKADVLSLQELTPEAVAALDAAGLGQELPFRVFEPGAGATGTGIAARHPLTRIALGRTPAPGAYAQPAALVNLPGPRGLEVMAVHPRDPVGPKGAESWLLDLGALPEPRTEGPARVLAGDFNATLDHSPLRRLLGQGYQDAADQAGAGLTSTWPARGAFPPPVTLDHVLVDKRCPVDRFDVFDVAGSAHRSVLATFTVPGSGP encoded by the coding sequence GTGACCCACTCACGGATCGAGGCCGACACGACGCCGCTGACGCGTCGTGGCGCGCCGCGGCCGCCGGAGCCGGTGGAGCCGAAGCGGCGGCGGCCGGGCGGCAAGCTCGCCGGGGTGCTGCTGTTGCTGGTGGCCGCGCCGGTGGTGGTGCTCAGCGCGCTGCGCGGGGTGGGTTTCGACCAGCAGAAGCACGCCGCCGCGGCGATCGCGCTGACCCCGTACGCGCTGCCCGCGGCCGCGGTGCTGGCGGTGCTCGCGCTGCTGCTCAAACGTTGGCTGCTGGCCATCGTGCTGGTGCTGTGCACCGTGCTGCTCGGCATGATCGTGCTGCCCAGGGCGTTCGTGAAGGCGCGGCCGATCGCGGTCGGCACCCAGGTCAGGGTGCTGTCGGTGAACCTGTTCTTCGGCCGGGCGGACGCCGCGACCGTGGTCAAGCTGGCCAGGGGCGCCAAGGCCGACGTGCTCAGCCTGCAGGAGCTGACCCCGGAGGCGGTGGCCGCGCTGGACGCGGCCGGGCTGGGCCAGGAGTTGCCGTTCCGGGTGTTCGAGCCGGGCGCGGGCGCCACCGGCACCGGCATCGCCGCCCGGCACCCGCTGACCAGGATCGCGCTCGGCCGCACCCCGGCGCCCGGCGCGTACGCCCAGCCCGCCGCGCTGGTCAACCTGCCGGGCCCGCGCGGCCTGGAGGTCATGGCGGTGCACCCGAGGGACCCGGTGGGCCCGAAGGGCGCCGAGTCCTGGCTGCTGGACCTGGGCGCGCTGCCCGAGCCCCGCACCGAGGGCCCGGCCAGGGTGCTCGCCGGTGACTTCAACGCCACCCTGGACCACTCGCCGCTGCGCCGCCTGCTCGGCCAGGGCTACCAGGACGCCGCGGACCAGGCGGGCGCCGGGCTGACCAGCACCTGGCCGGCCAGGGGCGCGTTCCCGCCGCCGGTGACCCTGGACCACGTGCTGGTGGACAAGCGCTGCCCGGTGGACCGCTTCGACGTCTTCGACGTGGCCGGCAGCGCGCACCGCTCGGTCCTGGCCACCTTCACCGTGCCGGGCTCCGGCCCCTAG
- a CDS encoding Sir2 family NAD-dependent protein deacetylase — translation MPDPAPRTELARAAELLRGADALLVCAGAGMGVDSGLPDFRGDAGFWRAYPPYAALGLRFAELADPMHFAEDPALAWGFYGHRLALYRSTVPHAGFGILRKWGERLPRGQWVFTSNVDGQFQSAGFGGVAECHGSIHHLQCAGSCSEDIWSADGLAVEIDPDTMRAVGELPSCPGCGGLARPNILMFGDYDWVGHRSQAQLDACTAWRRELRGANLVVVEIGAGQAVPTVRRQAELASAAGGGLIRINPREPAVRHGRGVSLPMTCLDALTELDRLL, via the coding sequence GTGCCGGACCCAGCGCCGCGGACTGAGCTGGCGCGCGCCGCGGAGCTGCTCCGCGGCGCCGACGCCCTGCTGGTGTGCGCCGGCGCGGGCATGGGTGTGGACAGCGGCCTGCCGGACTTCCGCGGTGACGCGGGCTTCTGGCGGGCCTACCCGCCCTACGCCGCGCTCGGCCTGCGCTTCGCCGAACTGGCCGACCCGATGCACTTCGCCGAGGACCCGGCGCTGGCCTGGGGCTTCTACGGGCACCGGCTGGCGCTGTACCGCTCGACCGTGCCGCACGCCGGGTTCGGCATCCTGCGCAAGTGGGGTGAGCGGCTGCCGCGCGGGCAGTGGGTGTTCACCTCCAACGTGGACGGGCAGTTCCAGTCAGCCGGGTTCGGGGGGGTGGCGGAGTGCCACGGCTCGATCCACCACCTCCAGTGCGCGGGCTCCTGCTCGGAGGACATCTGGTCCGCCGACGGCTTGGCGGTGGAGATCGACCCGGACACCATGCGCGCAGTCGGCGAGCTGCCCAGCTGTCCCGGCTGCGGCGGGCTGGCCAGGCCCAACATCCTGATGTTCGGCGACTACGACTGGGTCGGCCACCGCAGCCAGGCCCAGCTGGACGCCTGCACTGCCTGGCGGCGGGAGCTGCGCGGGGCGAACCTGGTGGTGGTCGAGATCGGCGCCGGGCAGGCCGTGCCCACCGTGCGCAGACAGGCCGAGCTGGCCAGCGCGGCCGGTGGCGGGCTGATCCGGATCAACCCGCGCGAGCCGGCGGTCCGGCACGGCCGAGGGGTCTCGCTGCCGATGACCTGCCTGGACGCTCTCACCGAGCTGGACCGGCTGCTCTAG
- a CDS encoding antibiotic biosynthesis monooxygenase, translating to MAVVKINAIEVPDGSGAELEKRFAARLGAVEKEPGFLGFELLRPKAGEERYFVYTRWETEEHFQAWMGGSAKAAHAGERAKPVGTGSSLLEFEVVLSAGPSAAD from the coding sequence ATGGCCGTTGTGAAGATCAATGCGATCGAGGTGCCGGACGGGTCCGGTGCGGAGCTGGAGAAGCGGTTCGCCGCGCGGCTGGGCGCGGTGGAGAAGGAGCCGGGCTTCCTCGGCTTCGAGCTGCTCCGCCCGAAGGCGGGCGAGGAGCGCTACTTCGTCTACACCCGCTGGGAGACCGAGGAGCACTTCCAGGCGTGGATGGGCGGTTCGGCCAAGGCCGCGCACGCCGGTGAGCGGGCCAAGCCGGTGGGCACCGGGTCCAGCCTGCTGGAGTTCGAGGTCGTGCTCAGTGCCGGACCCAGCGCCGCGGACTGA